In Xanthomonas sp. SI, the following are encoded in one genomic region:
- a CDS encoding alpha-ketoacid dehydrogenase subunit beta yields MDELSPRLADTAATHAAGTAHSAATARGDQSMTSTPITLIEAVTQALAWELQHDPSVLVLGEDVGVNGGVFRATAGLQQRFGAQRVLDTPLDETTIAGLSVGLAAQGMKPVAEAQFDGFVYPMVDHLICHAARLRNRTRGRLHCPMVLRVPWGGGIRAPEHHSEANEAIFTNVPGLRVVLPSSPQRAYGLLLAAIREPDPVIYMEPKRLYRQYKEVVADDGEALPLDVCFVLREGSDVTLVAWGAQVKEALEAADKLAADGISAEVIDVATLRPLDFDTIAESVARTGRCVIVQEAPRSAGFGAEIAARLAEQSMYDLVAPVQRVTGYDTHIPLFRLEMKYLPSVDKIVAAAKRAVAAG; encoded by the coding sequence ATGGATGAGCTCAGCCCTCGCCTTGCCGATACGGCCGCCACGCATGCGGCCGGCACCGCCCACAGCGCGGCCACAGCGCGCGGAGACCAGTCCATGACCAGCACCCCCATCACCCTGATCGAAGCCGTCACCCAGGCCCTGGCCTGGGAACTGCAGCACGACCCGTCGGTGCTGGTGCTGGGCGAGGACGTGGGCGTCAACGGCGGCGTGTTCCGCGCCACCGCCGGCCTGCAGCAGCGCTTCGGCGCGCAGCGCGTGCTGGACACCCCGCTGGACGAAACCACCATCGCCGGCCTGAGCGTCGGCCTGGCCGCGCAGGGCATGAAGCCGGTGGCCGAAGCGCAGTTCGACGGCTTCGTCTACCCGATGGTCGATCACCTGATCTGCCACGCCGCGCGCCTGCGCAATCGCACCCGCGGTCGCCTGCACTGCCCGATGGTGTTGCGCGTGCCGTGGGGCGGCGGGATCCGCGCGCCGGAGCACCACAGCGAGGCCAACGAAGCCATCTTCACCAACGTGCCGGGCTTGCGCGTGGTGCTGCCGTCCTCGCCGCAGCGCGCCTACGGCCTGCTGCTGGCGGCGATCCGCGAGCCGGATCCGGTGATCTACATGGAGCCCAAGCGCCTGTACCGCCAGTACAAGGAAGTGGTCGCCGACGATGGCGAGGCGCTGCCGCTGGACGTGTGCTTCGTGCTGCGCGAGGGCAGCGACGTGACCCTGGTCGCCTGGGGCGCGCAGGTCAAGGAAGCGCTGGAAGCGGCCGACAAGCTGGCCGCCGACGGCATCAGCGCCGAGGTCATCGACGTGGCCACGCTGCGCCCGCTGGATTTCGACACCATCGCCGAATCGGTGGCGCGTACCGGCCGCTGCGTGATCGTGCAGGAGGCCCCGCGTAGCGCCGGCTTCGGCGCCGAGATCGCCGCGCGCCTGGCCGAGCAGTCGATGTACGACCTGGTCGCGCCGGTGCAGCGCGTGACCGGCTACGACACCCACATTCCCTTGTTCCGGCTGGAGATGAAATACCTGCCGAGCGTGGACAAGATCGTTGCGGCGGCCAAGCGTGCCGTCGCCGCAGGCTGA
- a CDS encoding DUF6172 family protein — MKKTYQLRIEGKHPDRLLDASKHDIRKYIRRERRKALPAGADYWDFDTLFGAEEASAAVVPPAELLRSIDALVATGGTQFYVEIRSKPGKRTPRPQGDAAVADPFDD, encoded by the coding sequence GTGAAGAAGACCTACCAGCTCCGCATCGAAGGCAAGCATCCCGACCGCCTGCTCGACGCCAGCAAGCACGACATCCGCAAGTACATCCGCCGCGAGCGCCGCAAGGCCTTGCCGGCCGGCGCCGACTACTGGGACTTCGACACGCTGTTCGGCGCCGAGGAAGCCAGTGCCGCGGTGGTGCCGCCGGCCGAGCTGCTGCGTTCGATCGACGCGCTGGTCGCCACGGGCGGCACCCAGTTCTATGTGGAAATCCGCAGCAAGCCGGGCAAGCGCACACCGCGGCCGCAGGGCGATGCCGCGGTGGCCGATCCGTTCGACGATTGA
- a CDS encoding M4 family metallopeptidase encodes MPKSIRHHRPLALLSPLLLALAATSATAAERVDLHGKDLGTLNVQYKAATTSLGGVPAAAAVRHAELIGLDAESALTLLSSSTDDDGTVHSRYQQTFRGVPVWGEHVVVSERSDGSVRSLFGRSVAGLASELPATTTAASSALLPANRALDVAKRAALGDALAARRIERAQAPQMIYLDDDDRAHMAYVVSFFADAPQGGEPTRPFVIVDARSGAILRQWDGLTTRDATGPGGNAKTGQYEYGTSGSIHGFLEVDNNCRMQNSTVKSVNLNGGTSGSTAYQFACPRNTYKAINGAYSPINDAHYFGGIIEKMYRAYAGVAPLSFQLVMRVHYSTRYENAFWNGSTMTFGDGNTRFYPLVSIDVAGHEVSHGFTEQNSGLTYSGQSGGINEAYSDIAGEATEYYLKGSNDFLVGPEIFKSNGALRYMANPPQDGSSIDNAANYRSGLDVHYSSGVYNKAFYKLATTSGWNTRTAFEVFARANRLYWTPSTSFNSGACGVRTAASDLGRPVAAVTAAFSAVGVTCQ; translated from the coding sequence ATGCCCAAATCCATCCGCCACCACCGCCCGCTCGCGCTGCTGTCGCCGTTGCTGCTCGCCCTCGCCGCCACCTCCGCCACGGCGGCCGAGCGCGTGGACCTGCACGGCAAGGATCTCGGCACGCTCAACGTGCAGTACAAGGCCGCCACCACCAGCCTTGGCGGCGTTCCCGCCGCGGCCGCAGTGCGCCACGCCGAACTGATCGGCCTGGATGCCGAGTCCGCGCTGACCCTGCTGAGCAGCAGCACCGACGACGACGGTACCGTGCACAGCCGCTACCAACAGACCTTCCGCGGCGTGCCGGTCTGGGGCGAGCATGTCGTCGTCAGCGAACGCAGCGACGGCAGCGTGCGCAGCCTGTTCGGGCGCTCGGTGGCGGGCCTGGCCAGCGAACTGCCGGCCACGACCACGGCAGCTTCCAGCGCATTGCTGCCAGCCAATCGCGCGCTGGACGTAGCCAAGCGCGCCGCGCTCGGCGATGCGCTGGCCGCGCGCCGCATCGAGCGCGCGCAGGCGCCGCAGATGATCTACCTGGACGACGACGACCGCGCGCACATGGCCTACGTGGTGTCGTTCTTCGCCGATGCGCCGCAGGGCGGCGAGCCGACCCGGCCGTTCGTGATCGTCGATGCGCGCAGCGGCGCGATTCTGCGGCAATGGGACGGCCTGACCACCCGCGATGCCACCGGCCCCGGCGGCAACGCCAAGACCGGGCAGTACGAATACGGCACCAGCGGCAGCATCCACGGCTTCCTCGAGGTGGACAACAACTGCCGCATGCAGAACAGCACGGTCAAGTCGGTGAACCTCAACGGCGGCACCTCCGGCAGTACGGCGTACCAGTTCGCCTGCCCGCGCAACACCTACAAGGCCATCAACGGCGCCTACTCGCCGATCAACGACGCGCACTACTTCGGCGGCATCATCGAGAAGATGTACCGCGCCTATGCCGGGGTGGCGCCGCTGAGCTTCCAGCTGGTGATGCGCGTGCACTACAGCACGCGCTACGAGAACGCGTTCTGGAACGGGTCGACGATGACCTTCGGCGACGGCAACACCCGCTTCTATCCGCTGGTCAGCATCGACGTCGCCGGCCACGAGGTCTCGCACGGCTTCACCGAGCAGAATTCCGGCCTCACCTATTCCGGCCAGTCCGGCGGCATCAACGAGGCGTATTCGGACATCGCCGGCGAGGCGACCGAGTACTACCTCAAGGGCAGCAACGATTTCCTGGTCGGCCCGGAGATCTTCAAGTCCAACGGCGCGCTGCGCTACATGGCCAATCCGCCGCAGGACGGATCCTCGATCGACAACGCCGCCAACTACCGCAGCGGGCTGGACGTGCACTACTCCTCCGGCGTCTACAACAAGGCGTTCTACAAGCTGGCCACCACCTCTGGCTGGAACACGCGCACCGCCTTCGAGGTCTTCGCCCGCGCCAACCGCCTGTACTGGACCCCGAGCACCAGCTTCAACAGCGGCGCCTGCGGCGTGCGCACCGCGGCCAGCGACCTGGGCCGTCCGGTGGCGGCGGTGACTGCTGCGTTCAGTGCGGTCGGCGTGACCTGCCAGTAA
- the pdhA gene encoding pyruvate dehydrogenase (acetyl-transferring) E1 component subunit alpha, which translates to MTIAAQFEIEYLQYLDADGQPARDALPADSANPQTLLALFKQMLYVRTFDSKAVALQRTGKLGTYASCLGHEATHIGIGASMRSGDVLAPSYREYGAMFMRGVRPREVLLYWGGDERGSDFLRDSDAAKDFPICVPISTQCLHAAGSALAFKLRGEGHVAVATCGDGGSSKTDFYAALNSAGAYQLPLILCVINNGWAISVPRAAQTGAQTLAQKGLAGGLHCLQVDGNDLIAVLEAMRQARERALSGQGGSVIEFMTYRLSDHTTADDARRYRDETEVKQAWEREPLTRLRTWLTAQGLWNEAEEAAWKQECARLVDIEVDAYLATPVQPVEAMFDYLYADPPPDLLAQRADAIALEQRHG; encoded by the coding sequence ATGACCATCGCCGCCCAGTTCGAAATCGAATACCTGCAGTACCTCGACGCGGACGGCCAGCCGGCCCGCGACGCCCTCCCGGCCGACTCGGCCAACCCGCAGACCCTGCTGGCGCTGTTCAAGCAGATGCTCTACGTGCGCACCTTCGACAGCAAGGCCGTGGCCCTGCAACGCACCGGCAAGCTCGGCACCTACGCCTCGTGCCTGGGCCACGAAGCCACCCACATCGGCATCGGCGCCTCGATGCGCAGCGGCGACGTGCTGGCGCCCAGCTACCGCGAATACGGCGCCATGTTCATGCGCGGCGTGCGCCCGCGCGAGGTGCTGCTGTACTGGGGCGGCGACGAACGCGGCAGCGACTTCCTGCGCGATTCCGACGCCGCCAAGGACTTCCCGATCTGCGTACCGATCTCCACCCAGTGCCTGCACGCCGCCGGCTCGGCGCTGGCGTTCAAGCTGCGCGGCGAAGGCCATGTCGCCGTCGCCACCTGCGGCGACGGCGGCTCCTCCAAGACCGATTTCTATGCCGCGCTCAATTCCGCCGGCGCCTACCAGCTGCCGCTGATCCTGTGCGTGATCAACAACGGCTGGGCGATCTCGGTGCCGCGCGCGGCGCAGACCGGCGCGCAGACCCTGGCGCAGAAGGGCCTGGCCGGCGGCCTGCACTGCCTGCAGGTGGACGGCAACGACCTGATCGCGGTGCTGGAAGCGATGCGCCAGGCGCGCGAGCGCGCGCTGAGCGGCCAGGGCGGCAGCGTCATCGAATTCATGACCTACCGCCTGTCCGACCACACCACCGCCGACGACGCGCGCCGCTACCGCGACGAGACCGAGGTCAAGCAGGCCTGGGAGCGCGAGCCGCTGACCCGGCTGCGCACCTGGCTGACCGCGCAGGGCCTGTGGAACGAGGCCGAGGAAGCGGCGTGGAAGCAGGAATGCGCGCGCCTGGTCGACATCGAGGTCGATGCCTACCTGGCCACCCCGGTGCAGCCGGTGGAAGCGATGTTCGATTACCTGTATGCCGATCCGCCGCCGGACCTGCTCGCGCAGCGCGCCGACGCCATCGCCCTGGAGCAGCGCCATGGATGA
- a CDS encoding SH3 domain-containing protein, translating into MQARLLSDYRAAYPHPIRFAAGERVVLGVRDEEWPAFVWTTTAAGNAGWAPLAWLRATGDGHAEALRDYDARELDAVQGDTVTLHYEYGDWWWAERADGVQGWLPARDLELLEETT; encoded by the coding sequence ATGCAGGCGCGCCTGCTCAGCGACTACCGCGCCGCCTACCCGCACCCGATCCGCTTCGCCGCCGGCGAGCGGGTGGTGCTGGGCGTGCGCGACGAGGAATGGCCCGCGTTCGTCTGGACCACGACCGCGGCCGGCAACGCCGGCTGGGCGCCGCTGGCCTGGCTGCGCGCCACCGGCGACGGCCACGCCGAAGCGCTGCGCGACTACGACGCGCGCGAACTGGATGCCGTGCAGGGCGACACCGTGACCCTGCATTACGAATACGGCGACTGGTGGTGGGCCGAGCGCGCCGATGGCGTGCAGGGCTGGCTGCCGGCGCGCGACCTGGAACTGCTGGAAGAGACCACATGA
- a CDS encoding DEAD/DEAH box helicase, producing MPFTTLGLAPELLPAFSRALDAAGYTAPTAIQAQAIAPILRGDDLLACAATGSGKTAAFALPLLQRAALAPASRRVRGLVLVPTRELAAQVGDTLQALGRFLPRRVKVATVAGGASINPQMLKLRGGADIVVATPGRLLDLVAHNALELGAVGTLVLDEADRLLALGFEAELGRILALLPRRRQTLLFSATFPAEVEVLAQRLMRGPRRIGEDAAAAAPATIRQRAIEVDSAQRTALLRHLLHSEAWPQALVFVASQRGADNLAEKLGKAGVLAQPFHGELSQGRRNQALAGFRSGQVQVLVATDVAARGLDIAQLPVVVNYDLPRATADYTHRIGRTGRAGADGLAVSFVDAASEAHLRLIEKRQQLRVPRERVAGFEPTQTAAPAAEAAPQTGGIKGKRPSKKDKLRAANAQGGGLPAKG from the coding sequence ATGCCATTCACCACGCTGGGCCTCGCCCCCGAGCTGCTGCCCGCGTTTTCCCGCGCGCTCGACGCCGCCGGCTATACCGCGCCCACTGCGATCCAGGCGCAGGCGATCGCGCCGATCCTGCGCGGCGACGACCTGCTGGCCTGCGCCGCGACCGGTTCGGGCAAGACCGCGGCCTTCGCGCTGCCGCTGCTGCAGCGCGCGGCGCTGGCACCGGCCAGCCGCCGCGTGCGCGGCCTGGTGCTGGTGCCGACCCGCGAGCTGGCCGCGCAGGTCGGCGACACCTTGCAGGCGCTGGGCCGCTTCCTGCCGCGGCGGGTCAAGGTGGCCACGGTCGCCGGCGGCGCCTCGATCAATCCGCAGATGCTGAAGCTGCGCGGCGGTGCCGACATCGTCGTGGCCACCCCGGGCCGGCTGCTCGACCTGGTCGCGCACAACGCCTTGGAGTTGGGCGCAGTGGGCACCTTGGTGCTGGACGAAGCCGACCGACTGCTGGCGCTGGGCTTCGAAGCGGAACTCGGCCGGATCCTGGCGCTGTTGCCGCGGCGCCGGCAGACCCTGCTGTTCTCGGCCACCTTCCCGGCCGAGGTGGAAGTGCTTGCGCAACGCCTGATGCGCGGACCGCGACGCATCGGCGAGGACGCCGCCGCCGCGGCCCCGGCGACGATCCGCCAGCGTGCGATCGAAGTGGACAGCGCACAGCGCACCGCGCTGCTGCGGCACCTGCTGCACAGCGAAGCCTGGCCGCAGGCGCTGGTGTTCGTGGCCAGCCAGCGCGGCGCCGACAATCTGGCCGAGAAGCTGGGCAAGGCCGGCGTGCTGGCGCAGCCGTTCCATGGCGAGCTGAGCCAGGGCCGCCGCAACCAGGCGCTGGCCGGCTTCCGGAGCGGTCAGGTGCAGGTCCTGGTGGCCACCGACGTGGCCGCGCGCGGCCTGGACATCGCGCAGCTGCCGGTGGTGGTCAACTACGACCTGCCGCGCGCCACCGCCGACTACACCCACCGCATCGGCCGCACCGGGCGCGCCGGTGCCGACGGCCTGGCGGTGAGCTTCGTCGACGCGGCCAGCGAGGCGCACCTGCGCCTGATCGAAAAGCGCCAGCAATTGCGCGTGCCGCGCGAACGCGTCGCCGGTTTCGAACCGACGCAGACGGCCGCGCCCGCCGCCGAGGCAGCGCCGCAGACCGGCGGCATCAAGGGCAAGCGCCCAAGCAAGAAGGACAAGCTGCGCGCGGCGAACGCGCAGGGCGGCGGGCTGCCAGCGAAGGGGTGA
- a CDS encoding lamin tail domain-containing protein, whose protein sequence is MRTMLLRAAVLSCALACAGTGQAQVVISQVYGGGGNSGATYKSDFVELHNNGNQAVSLAGWSVQYASAAGSSWQVTTLAGSIPAGGYYLVKQADGSGGSTALPTPDATGTTAMSGTAGKIALSNAATALSGACPAGNVDFVGYGSSASCAEGSAPTAAPSNTLAVLRGNGGCSDSDNNNADFATGAPTPRNSAAAANLCGGGNQPVASVANVSRGEGDSGSTAFVFTIALSQPAGSGGVSFRVATRDGSASAGSDYQAVAATDVTIAAGESSAQISVPVNGDTANEPDETFYLDITGISGALPATLTASGVILNDDFNLVPIHSIQGSGARSPLVGQIVATSGIVTARRSAGFFLQAPDAQADADPQTSEGIYVYTGSAPPAEAAVGNAVRVQATVLEYVPTADPTQPPLTELGTPTVLLQSTGNPLPAAVTLTTSFPDPNGAYDQLERLEGMRVTVPSLTVNAPTGGSVNETNASASSNGVFHAVVTGLPRAWRTAGVQQPDPLPAGSPADVPRWNTNPQVIAVGSAGLGGERIDVAGGCVVLGVSGPLDYSFRRYTIYPEAAPTVQCNGADQPKPAPAPQADDVNVATYNMERFFDDQNDPAIGEPVLTAAAYQARLNKASLAIRNYLNTPDILGTVEVENLSVLQTLAARINSDAVAAGQPDPQYVAYLQEGNDVGGIDVGFLVKTGAVGAGIARVEVLSVSQEGKATTWTEPAGGSSLLNDRPPLLLKAIVHFADGRTLPLTVVEVHQRSLNGAETDDASGLRIRAKRQAQAVFLANLLQARQAADPGEQLLVMGDFNAFEFNDGYVDAMGTVTGLPSADAQTVVDGDGADLVTPDLYNLTLLSTPDQSYSYAYDGNVQSLDHILANRALMNSAQVATLSEGHARLNADFPATARNDANSPARLSDHDPAVVLLKLKPLQRADLSVTANAANAAVYAGDTIRYSVEAGNAGPDAARFAAVAFALDAAVTPTVTAAPGWDCAAPDVAAQTVVTCTTTAFAAGAAPRFEVAVPATADLVGRTLTLAASVASQTEDPNGGNNGASAAVAVQAAPAGNLALRIDGPATLPLIAFSANYRIALVNHGNAPVKRASLSVSGNTLSVLSLLVPPRGWQCVRQAHGLRSAQYQCSTRADLAPGASTAFTLTTATRPLPADRSIVIEASASSASPDADPSDNAARFSTRIGR, encoded by the coding sequence ATGCGAACCATGCTGCTTCGTGCTGCAGTGTTGTCGTGCGCGCTTGCCTGTGCCGGCACCGGCCAGGCCCAGGTCGTCATCAGCCAGGTCTATGGCGGTGGTGGCAACAGCGGCGCCACCTACAAGAGCGATTTCGTCGAACTGCACAACAACGGCAACCAGGCGGTGAGCCTGGCCGGCTGGTCGGTGCAGTACGCCTCGGCCGCCGGCAGCAGCTGGCAGGTCACCACGCTGGCCGGCAGCATCCCCGCCGGCGGCTACTACCTGGTCAAGCAGGCCGACGGCAGCGGCGGCAGCACCGCGCTGCCGACCCCGGACGCCACCGGCACCACCGCGATGAGCGGCACCGCCGGCAAGATCGCGCTGAGCAACGCGGCGACCGCGCTGAGCGGCGCCTGCCCCGCCGGCAACGTCGATTTCGTCGGCTACGGCAGCAGCGCCAGCTGCGCCGAAGGCAGCGCGCCGACCGCCGCGCCGAGCAACACCCTGGCGGTGCTGCGCGGCAACGGCGGCTGCAGCGACAGCGACAACAACAACGCCGACTTCGCCACCGGCGCGCCGACCCCGCGCAACAGCGCCGCGGCCGCCAACCTGTGCGGCGGCGGCAACCAGCCGGTAGCCAGCGTGGCCAACGTCAGCCGCGGCGAAGGCGACAGCGGCAGCACCGCGTTCGTGTTCACCATCGCCCTGAGCCAACCGGCCGGCAGCGGCGGGGTGAGCTTCCGCGTCGCCACCCGCGACGGCAGCGCCAGCGCCGGCAGCGACTACCAGGCCGTGGCCGCGACCGACGTGACCATTGCCGCCGGCGAGAGCAGCGCGCAGATCAGCGTGCCGGTCAACGGCGACACCGCCAACGAACCCGACGAGACCTTCTACCTCGACATCACCGGCATCAGCGGCGCCCTGCCGGCCACGCTGACCGCCAGCGGGGTGATCCTCAACGACGACTTCAACCTGGTGCCGATCCACAGCATCCAGGGCAGCGGCGCGCGTTCGCCGCTGGTCGGACAGATCGTCGCCACCAGCGGCATCGTCACCGCGCGCCGCAGCGCCGGCTTCTTCCTGCAGGCGCCCGACGCCCAGGCCGACGCCGATCCGCAGACCTCCGAAGGCATCTACGTCTACACCGGCAGCGCGCCGCCGGCCGAGGCCGCGGTGGGCAATGCGGTGCGGGTGCAGGCCACCGTGCTCGAATACGTGCCGACCGCCGACCCGACCCAGCCGCCGCTGACCGAGTTGGGCACCCCGACCGTGCTGCTGCAGTCCACCGGCAATCCGCTGCCGGCCGCGGTGACGCTGACCACCAGCTTCCCCGACCCGAACGGCGCCTACGACCAACTCGAACGCCTGGAGGGCATGCGCGTCACCGTGCCCAGCCTGACCGTCAACGCGCCCACCGGCGGCAGCGTCAACGAGACCAACGCCAGCGCCAGCAGCAACGGCGTGTTCCATGCCGTGGTCACCGGCCTGCCGCGCGCCTGGCGCACCGCCGGCGTGCAGCAGCCCGACCCGCTGCCGGCCGGTTCCCCGGCCGACGTGCCGCGCTGGAACACCAACCCGCAGGTGATCGCGGTGGGCAGCGCCGGCCTCGGCGGCGAGCGCATCGACGTGGCCGGCGGCTGCGTGGTGCTCGGCGTCAGCGGCCCGCTGGACTACAGCTTCCGCCGCTACACGATCTATCCGGAAGCCGCGCCGACCGTGCAATGCAACGGCGCCGATCAGCCCAAGCCGGCCCCGGCGCCGCAGGCGGACGACGTCAACGTCGCCACCTACAACATGGAACGCTTCTTCGACGACCAGAACGACCCGGCGATCGGCGAGCCGGTACTGACCGCGGCCGCCTACCAGGCGCGGCTCAACAAGGCCTCGCTGGCGATCCGCAACTACCTCAACACGCCCGACATCCTGGGCACGGTCGAAGTGGAAAACCTGAGCGTGCTGCAGACCCTGGCCGCGCGCATCAACAGCGATGCGGTCGCCGCCGGTCAGCCCGATCCGCAGTACGTGGCCTATCTGCAGGAAGGCAACGACGTCGGCGGCATCGACGTCGGTTTCCTGGTCAAGACCGGCGCGGTCGGCGCCGGCATCGCCCGCGTCGAAGTGCTCTCCGTCAGCCAGGAAGGCAAGGCCACCACCTGGACCGAGCCGGCCGGCGGCAGCAGCCTGCTCAACGACCGCCCGCCGCTGCTGCTGAAGGCGATCGTGCATTTCGCCGACGGCCGCACGCTGCCGCTGACCGTGGTCGAGGTGCACCAGCGTTCGCTCAACGGCGCCGAGACCGACGACGCCAGCGGCCTGCGCATCCGCGCCAAGCGCCAGGCACAGGCGGTGTTCCTGGCCAACCTGCTGCAGGCGCGGCAAGCGGCCGATCCCGGCGAACAGCTGCTGGTGATGGGCGACTTCAACGCCTTCGAGTTCAACGACGGCTACGTCGATGCGATGGGCACGGTGACCGGCCTGCCGTCGGCCGACGCGCAGACCGTGGTCGACGGCGACGGCGCCGACCTGGTCACGCCGGACCTGTACAACCTGACCCTGCTGTCCACGCCGGACCAGAGCTATTCGTACGCCTACGACGGCAACGTGCAGTCGCTGGACCACATCCTGGCCAACCGCGCGCTGATGAACTCGGCGCAGGTCGCGACGCTGAGCGAAGGCCATGCGCGGCTCAACGCCGACTTCCCAGCCACCGCGCGCAACGACGCCAACTCGCCGGCACGGCTGTCCGACCACGATCCGGCGGTGGTGTTGCTCAAGCTCAAGCCGCTGCAGCGCGCCGACCTGAGCGTGACCGCGAACGCGGCCAATGCCGCGGTCTACGCCGGTGACACCATCCGCTACAGCGTCGAGGCCGGCAACGCCGGCCCGGATGCGGCGCGCTTCGCCGCGGTCGCCTTCGCCCTGGATGCAGCGGTGACGCCGACCGTGACCGCCGCTCCGGGCTGGGACTGCGCGGCCCCGGACGTGGCCGCGCAGACCGTGGTGACCTGCACCACGACGGCGTTCGCCGCCGGCGCCGCGCCGCGCTTCGAAGTGGCGGTGCCGGCCACGGCCGACCTGGTCGGGCGCACGCTGACCCTGGCCGCCTCGGTCGCCTCGCAGACCGAGGACCCGAACGGCGGCAACAACGGCGCCAGCGCCGCGGTCGCGGTGCAGGCCGCGCCCGCCGGCAACCTGGCGCTGCGCATCGACGGCCCGGCGACGCTGCCGCTGATCGCGTTCAGCGCCAACTACCGCATCGCCCTGGTCAACCACGGCAATGCGCCGGTCAAGCGCGCCAGCCTGAGCGTCAGCGGCAACACCCTGTCGGTGCTGTCGCTGCTGGTGCCGCCGCGCGGCTGGCAGTGCGTACGCCAGGCCCACGGCCTGCGCAGCGCGCAATACCAGTGCAGCACCCGCGCCGACCTGGCGCCGGGCGCCAGCACCGCGTTCACCCTGACCACCGCGACCCGCCCGCTGCCGGCCGACCGCAGCATCGTGATCGAAGCCAGCGCCAGCTCGGCCTCGCCCGACGCCGACCCGTCCGACAACGCCGCACGCTTCAGCACCCGCATCGGCCGCTGA
- a CDS encoding dihydrolipoamide acetyltransferase family protein, producing MSQTKNFNLPDLGEGLPDATIVEWFVKEGDTIQLDEPLVSMETAKAVVEVPSPVSGKVLKLAGAPGDIVVTGSMLAQFAPDASMPQRAEGQDTGHHQGGAAPASPGKGAGADAPGDNDRVIASHTGGELRDADAAPGDGARDDAGTVVGAMQSSNAVHSERTVSVGGVRAMPAVRALAKKLGVDLTRVRASGGDGAVTLADVKQAAADGSALVGAASAATTRQSQAAAEATAPAPAPAAPSRTPLSTTGKPMRTQPPGTTAHGQPEPLKGVRRNMARVMAQAHREVVLTTLNDDADVHAWAPGNDMTVRLVRAIVVACQAVPALNAWFDGDALTRTLHAQVDIGIAVDTDDGLFVPALRNADMLDARGIREGVNRLRQQVETRSIAASELSGYTISLSNFGMFAGRYATPIVVPPCVAIVAAGRARHQLVPVMGGVETHKLLPLSLSFDHRACTGGEAARFLRAMIDDLALPG from the coding sequence ATGAGCCAAACCAAGAATTTCAATCTGCCCGACCTGGGCGAAGGCCTGCCCGACGCCACCATCGTCGAATGGTTCGTCAAGGAAGGCGACACCATCCAACTCGACGAACCGCTGGTATCGATGGAAACCGCCAAGGCGGTGGTCGAAGTGCCCTCGCCGGTGTCCGGCAAGGTGCTGAAGCTGGCCGGCGCGCCGGGCGACATCGTCGTCACCGGCAGCATGCTGGCGCAGTTCGCGCCCGACGCCAGCATGCCGCAGCGCGCCGAAGGCCAGGACACCGGCCATCACCAGGGTGGCGCCGCGCCGGCCAGTCCCGGCAAGGGCGCCGGCGCCGATGCGCCGGGCGACAACGACCGCGTCATCGCCTCCCACACCGGCGGCGAACTGCGCGATGCCGACGCGGCGCCAGGCGATGGCGCACGCGACGACGCCGGCACCGTGGTCGGCGCGATGCAGAGCTCCAACGCCGTGCACAGCGAGCGCACGGTCTCGGTCGGCGGGGTCCGCGCGATGCCGGCGGTGCGCGCGCTGGCAAAAAAGCTGGGCGTGGACCTGACACGGGTGCGCGCCAGCGGCGGCGACGGCGCGGTGACCCTGGCCGACGTAAAGCAGGCCGCCGCCGACGGTTCGGCCCTTGTAGGAGCGGCTTCAGCCGCGACCACACGCCAATCGCAAGCCGCGGCTGAAGCAACTGCGCCTGCACCAGCGCCTGCAGCACCCTCGCGCACGCCGCTTTCCACCACCGGCAAGCCGATGCGCACCCAGCCGCCCGGCACCACCGCGCACGGCCAGCCCGAGCCGCTCAAGGGCGTGCGCCGCAACATGGCGCGGGTGATGGCGCAGGCGCATCGCGAAGTGGTGCTGACCACGCTCAACGACGACGCCGACGTCCACGCCTGGGCCCCCGGCAACGACATGACCGTGCGCCTGGTGCGCGCGATCGTCGTCGCCTGTCAGGCGGTGCCGGCGCTCAATGCCTGGTTCGACGGCGACGCGCTGACCCGCACCCTGCACGCGCAGGTCGACATCGGCATCGCCGTGGACACCGACGATGGCCTGTTCGTGCCGGCGCTGCGCAATGCCGACATGCTCGATGCGCGCGGCATCCGCGAAGGCGTCAACCGCCTGCGCCAGCAGGTGGAGACGCGCAGCATCGCCGCGTCGGAACTGAGCGGCTACACCATCTCGCTGTCCAACTTCGGCATGTTCGCTGGCCGCTACGCCACGCCGATCGTGGTGCCGCCGTGCGTGGCGATCGTCGCCGCCGGCCGCGCCCGCCACCAACTGGTGCCGGTGATGGGCGGCGTGGAAACGCACAAGCTGCTGCCGCTGTCGCTGAGCTTCGACCACCGCGCCTGCACCGGCGGCGAGGCGGCGCGCTTCCTGCGCGCGATGATCGACGATCTGGCCCTGCCGGGCTGA